The genomic DNA ACCGCCCGATCCACGGATCTAGGTTGGTGGTATTATACCTGATGCTTCGTTGTAAGACAAAGGCAGCGAGTAGAGCCTCGCTGAATCATTGCCAGTCCGACTTTTGCCGTGTTATAATCCTCGCCGCCCGACCATAGCAGATTATGGCACAACAGCAGGAAAGCTCTGGGAGATGGACTTGCCCAACGGCCAGATCGGCTCTTCGTCGAAGGGGCGTATCCAACTTGGGCCCTGGGAGGCAAGCCGGCGAGGTCATACGATAGTTTGGATTGCGCTCGCCTATACCTTGCTCACCTTCTTTCTCACCTATCCCACCATCGTCTACTTCCTCTCCGCCATCCCTGGAGATAGCTTCGACGGCTGGCAAAACCTCTGGAATCTGTGGTGGATCCGACGAGCGATCTTAGTAGAACACCGTCATCCGTTTTTCACAGATGTGCTATACCACCCCACCGGCGTCAGCCTGTTGTTCCACACTCTAAACCCGTTTAATGGGCTTTTCTCTTTGCCCGTGCAACTAGCCGCTGGCCTCTTCGCCGCTTACAACAGCGTAGTCTTCTTCAGCTTTGCCGTTGGTGGCGTGGGCGGATATCTGCTCGCCCGCTCTATGCTCCACCATGTTCCCGAGCCGACTCGCACTTGGGCCGCGTTTTTGGCTGGCGTTGTCTATACCTTCTCTCCCTTTCACTTCGCTCATTTGCTAGGACACATGCAGGTATTCTCACTGGAGTGGATCCCGTTTTACGCGTTGTATCTTTGGCGCGGCATAGACCGAGCCCAATATGGACGGTTAACCTGGCGAGACATTGCCTTTCCTGCGCTGTTTCTAGCCTTGATGGCCTTGTGTGACTGGTACTTCGTCTTATATTCCCTGCTCTTTACCGGTCTGGCCTGGCTTTATCTGCTTTGGCGCAAACGCCTAACCTGGCGGATTGTGGGCTGGACAGCTGCAGTGGGAGGCTCATTCGCACTTATGCTCTCTCCTCTGCTCGGACCTATGATCGTTGAGGCGAGCCGCTACGACTTTATGGTGCCTCCAGCGGAGCAAGCATACCTATTGTCAGCCGATCTGTTGGCATTTTTGACTCCCCACCAATTCCATCCCCTCTGGGGACAGGCGGCAGCCCGGTTCGCTCGTCATTTCATCAGCTCTGTTTCAGAACACACAACGTTCGTCGGGTATGTGCCGCTGTTGCTAGGGATATGGGGCATCCGCTGTGGCAACCGGCTGCGTGGCTTCTGGGCGTTGGCCGCGCTCTCTTTCGCCCTGCTAGCAATGGGGCCGGTATTGCACGTGGCCGGCCGACCACTCCCCATCCTCCTGCCGTACGCTCTTCTGCAACCTCTCCCCATCGTCCGTATCACCCGCTCTGTCAGCCGTTTCGATGCAATGGTGATGCTTGCGATGGGAGTGCTCGCCGCTGGCGGTTTAGTGGCTCTCATCCGTCGTTTATCGTCCTTGCGGGGATTCTCATCTGACCCTGAACTGCAATCGGAGATGGCAGGCCGTGTGTGGGAATCTCGCCCTCACTTAATCGCTTTGGCAGTGGTGACGCTGACCTTGTTCGAGTTCCTGCCAATACCATACCCGATTTCGCATCCCGATACGCCGCCCTGGTACGAGCGGCTGGCGGAAGAGCCGGGAGATTTCGCGATCCTAAACCTGCCTATGAACTGGGATCGCCCGGGCTATCTGCTCTATCAGACAGTACATGGCAAGCGATTGACTGCAGGCTACATCTCGCGAGAGGACCCGCGCACGCTGGTCGAACGCGCGCCAGGATTGCAGCAACTACGCCACCTAGGGCCCGACGTGATCAACCAGGACTTGGAACAGATCGGACGCAGCGTGCTCACCTGGTTGAACGTACGATATGTGGTGCTAGATCGATATCAGATGCCCGGCGAGCGCGAGCGAGAAGGGACAATCCGATACGCTCGCGCAGCGCTGGCTGGGCTCTCTCCTATTTACGAGGACGAGCGGCTGACGGTCTACCGCGTTGAGCCGCCGGCTACCCCGCAGCCCTTCCTGGTCCTGGGCATCGGTTGGGGAACACGTGAGGTCGATGGCGAGACGCCCTGGCGGCGAATTACAGGGGAAACCACGCTACTGATCTACACGGAAACGCCAATCACCGCAAGACTGTATGCTGTCGCCCGAGGGGAAACAGAAAGGGTGTCTCTCAAGGTTCGAACTCCCGCCGGTGACGCGATTCTATATATCCTCAACTCCCAGCCACGGGAGATCAAAGTGGGGCCTCTGATGCTGGAACCCGGCCTACATGTCATCAGGCTCTCAGCCGACAGCCCAGCCTGGCTCACCGGGCTGAATCTGGTACGCTGAAGCTATCGTTGTGATCGCAGGTCACCTCAGCACGAGGCAACTTTCAATGTCCCAATACTGCCACTGACCACGACCGCGGTTGATGTTGTAACACAATCTGGCCGAATCGCTGCAAGAGGACTTGTGCTTTCAACCAGCGTTGCCGCAAGCGATCATTGCGGACGCGCCAACGCCCACTTAACTGGTTAATCACCAGTTGGCTATCGCCTCGTACCTCCAAGCGTACCCGAGCGGGATCTTGTCCCATACTCTCCAGGCGCTGTAAAAGCGCTTCTAAGGCAGCATTCAGGGTCTCGTACTCCGCCTCGTTGTTGGTCATTTGGGGGCCTAAGCATAGCCGATGCACCTCTGGCACCTGCCCAGGCCAAAGAAAGGCGTAGCTGCCATATCCAGGGCCGGGATTTCCCACGCTGCCACCATCGAAGATCACGACAAGGGCGGGTTCAGCATGTTGTGCCTCTGATCCGGCTGGAACGCGAGCTGCTTCAGTCATGCCGCCACATCCCGCGGCTGGCGCACCATCTCTGACCGAAACCGATCGTATAAATAGAAAAGGTTGGCCAGATGCAGTTGCTGCACTAAGCCTCCTAGCGGGATGCGCGATTTGCCGCATGATTCGATGTCCAACCGCGTTAACGCCTGTCGAGGGCGGCCGGCCTGCACATGCTCCCGCACTAACCCCTGAATGGTCTCCAGGTACTTTAGGTTGCTCTCAATCGCCTCGTTGATCTCGCCTCGCAACAGCACTTCACCGTGCCCTTGCACGATGCTCTCCAGCGGCATCTCCTGGATCATACGCAGGGACTCCGCTAATGACTCTGGATCGCCCCCGACGATGTACGGCACTGGCATCATCACGTCGCCGGTGAACAGCACCTTAGGCTCTTTTACATACACCATCGTCAGATCTGAGCTATGTCCGGGCGCGTGCATAGCGATGATGGTCTTATCCCCCAGATGAAGCGTCAACGTATCATCGAAGACGATCTCAGGAATGGCCAATTCCACCTCGGCCAAGGCTGGAGTGTGCTTCTTAGCCTCATCTAGGCCGCTCTGCCCC from Anaerolineae bacterium includes the following:
- a CDS encoding ribonuclease HI family protein encodes the protein MTEAARVPAGSEAQHAEPALVVIFDGGSVGNPGPGYGSYAFLWPGQVPEVHRLCLGPQMTNNEAEYETLNAALEALLQRLESMGQDPARVRLEVRGDSQLVINQLSGRWRVRNDRLRQRWLKAQVLLQRFGQIVLQHQPRSWSVAVLGH
- a CDS encoding MBL fold metallo-hydrolase, which codes for MPIYRERIADDIYVFISGLYAQVTAGVIVTTEGIVIVDTLPFPQESRELRSFAERLKPGGVRYVVITHYHADHVNGLYLFSPAKAICHKRCREMLLKVGQSGLDEAKKHTPALAEVELAIPEIVFDDTLTLHLGDKTIIAMHAPGHSSDLTMVYVKEPKVLFTGDVMMPVPYIVGGDPESLAESLRMIQEMPLESIVQGHGEVLLRGEINEAIESNLKYLETIQGLVREHVQAGRPRQALTRLDIESCGKSRIPLGGLVQQLHLANLFYLYDRFRSEMVRQPRDVAA